The following DNA comes from Nitrogeniibacter aestuarii.
TTGCGCGCCGCCTGATTGAGCAGGCTGTCGGCATCGAGATTGATGGCAATGCGCTCGCCGTCCTCATCCACCAGCACTTCGTCCTCACCGTCATTCGAACTGCTGGAAAAGAAGCTCGTGGGCGGCAGCTGCATTTCATCGCCCACCACCACCACCTGGCAGGCGCGACTGAGCGCCGGCACGGCCTCTTCCATCGGAATCTGGCTGGCCTCGTCGAAGATCACCACGTCGAACAGGTCGGGCGACAGGGGCAAGGTATCGGACACCGACAGCGGGCTCATGAGCCAGATGGGCTTCAAGTCGTTGACGACATCGCCGGTCTCGGCGTCGCTCAGATCGCGAATCGACCGGTAACGCATGCTTTTGCCGAACTCGCGTTCGAGCTCTCGCCGGCCGGCGGCATAGCGCTTCTTGAACTGCTTGTCGTCTTCGTCCAGCTGGGCGGCCGAGAGCATGGAGACGCGCACATGGTCCGCGAACTTGCGGTGCTGTGTGGCCAGGACCACCTCGGCGTTGAGTCGGTTCATCTCGCTCTGGGCCTGAGCGATGGCCCTGGCGGACTGGGCGAGGGCAGCACCACCGAACTGCGCCAGGACCGGATGGCTTCGCTCCATGCGCTTGAGGTTTTCATCCAGGATCAGCGCATCGAGCACGTCGGGCGCCGCCTCCAGCGTCTGGACCGTGGCCACGAAGGCCGGGTCGGTCTCATGCACCGCACGCAGCAAGGGCAGCATGTCGGGCACATCGTCGAGCACTTCGCGCAGGTCGCGACCGAGCTCGTCAATCTCCTGCAAGGTGCCCCCCGCGCGGAGACTGAGCGCCTCCGCGACCGTCCGGGCCAGCGTCTCGAGCGCGTCGAGGCTGGCGCTGGCGACGCGGGCAGCGGCGACCGGGTCGGGTGTCTGGCGCAAGCCATCGACAAGCCGGCGGGGCGCCCCCTGGTGACCGAGTTGATCGACCAGTTCGGCGGCGGTGTCGACAAAGGCCTGCACATCGGCCACGCCGTAGCGCCGTGCGCTTTCCGCCGCCAGGGCGTCCTGCGCTTCGATGGCCGCGTGTTCGGCGGCGAGCGTCTCGAGCACCCGGACGTAGTCCGGACGCACCGCATGACGGGAAAAATCGTATCGACGCTTCATTTCACCGCGCAGGCGCCACCAGGCGGGCTGAATCCAGCGCAGCAGGGAAGGCTCGAGCCGCCGGGCCAGGTCGAGAGCCGACCGGGTATCGCCGCTGTCGAGTTTGTCCTGCCAGTGCCCGGTCTGTGATTGGGCCGTGGCGACTTCTTCGGCGCGCGCGGCAAGCTCCTGGCGAAGCGACTGGAGCGCGGCAAAGCCGCTCGAACCACTGTCGAGCACGTCCAGATGCGCCGCCAGACCGGTCTGCACCAGCTGCGCGCTCTCGGTCGCGATGGCGAGCGCCTCGTCAAGGGCATGCTCGGGGCCGATCAGCCCGGCATCGTCGTCGAGCACGGCGCCCAGACGATCGAACTGAGCCTCGATCTGCGTGCACACCGCCTCGATGCGGGCGACGGGGTGCTCGTCCAGCACCACGTCCCGCGCCAGGCGGGCCAGCGGATGCGCGGCGAAACCACGCATGCCGAAACGCTCCTGGACGAAGCGATGGAGACGCTCCGCCAGCGACCGGTGGGCATCCCAGGTGGCGAGGCTGGGCAGCTGTTCACGCTGAAGGGCATCGGCGTGAGGCACCGCGGCGGACACGGCGATACGCCGCAGCAGGGCGCGGACGGTGCCATCGAGCGGCGCCTGCTGGCCCGCGAATGCCGACTCGAAGGCGTCGATGCGTCCCTGATGGGCAGACACCAGATCGACGAGCGCCTGACGGCGTGACTGCAGGGCCTCACTCTGCTCGCGCGCCGAAGTCCATGCTTCATAGCACTGCTTGAGGTCGGCGATGAAGGCTTTCTTGTCGGCCTGCGAGTCGTGAATCAGACAACACAAGGGGTCGAGACCGCTCTGCTTCAGGCGGTGATGCACCACATCGAGCGCGGCGCGCTTCTCGCACACGAACAGCACGCGTTTGCCACGGCCTGCGTAGTCGGCAATCAGGTTGGTGATGGTCTGGGACTTGCCCGTCCCGGGCGGCCCTTGAATGATGAAGCTGCGCCCGCTGCGGGCGAGACTCACGGCCGCGTTCTGGGTGGCGTCCGAGGCCACCACATTCCATTGCTCCATCGGTGGGAGCGGCGGTGGCGAATCGGATTCGATCTCACGCGGATCGACCGAAAACACCCGGTCGAAGGCAGGGTTGTCGGTGGGCTCTTCGATCAGCTGCCGATAGTCCTGGACCAGCGACATCTTGCGGTAGTTGAAGTTGGCCAGGGTCACCTGGGTGAGATCGAGATCCCAGGCGTAGCGATGACCCTCCGATTCCTCAAGAATGAATCCCTCGCGCACCCCCGCTTCGGCCTCGACCATCCGGGGTCGCCGCAGCTGACGGGCGGGCGGCGCGCCGGCTTCGAATCGCTGGGGCAGCGGGCTGGGGCGAACCCGGTGTTCGAACAGCGCCTGACCGAGCGGTCGATAGTCGTCCCGGGCGTAGCTGTAGGGCGGCAGGCCCGCTTCGGCGCCGCGACGCTGGGCGCGACTGGACGCACGCCGCCGCACAAAGCGCTGCATGCGCTGCAGCGCCTTCTGGCGGACCAGCCGGATCGACGCCTTCTCGATACAACGCAGTTCGACGGACGGCTCGGTGCGGCGAATCTGTGCCAGCAGATCGGCATGGATCGAGGCGATGGAGGTCGTGCTCAGGTCCGCCGTCTCGGGCAGATCGATCCCGTAAAGCTGATCCAGGTGATGGCGCAGGACCGGATTGAACTCGGCCTCGGCGCTTTCGCTCTGGATGACGTACTGATCGCGCACCCCCTTGCGCTTGACCAGACTCACCGGCAGCCACAGCAGCGGCGTGAGGATGCGTTCGTCCGGGCTTTCCTTCAGGTTGTGCCAGCGCAGAAACGCCACCACCACGCGCAGATTGCTGAAGCCATACTCGGCGCGGTCCCGACGCGATTCGGAGATCAGGCGATCGAGCGCCGAAGGCAGGTAGGGCTGGTCGTCGAAACGCAGCCAGCGCTGCAGCGAGACCGCATTGCCCGACAGCAGCTCCTTCGCGAAGGGGCCACCCCAGGTGCAGATCTCTTCTGCGCGCACCCGGTCAACCTGCAACATCAGGGGCACGCTGGCAACGGTCAGATTGACGCTGGCCGCGGTGGCCTTGTAATAGAGCAGGCGGTTGCGCCGCGAGATGTCGAAGAGCCGGTCGCGCAGATGCCCGAGCACCGCCGTTCGGCGCGACTCGAGGCCGGTCGTGCCCTCGAGCGCCCGATCAACGTCCACACCGATGGGCTGGTCGCGCCAGGTGCGCAGCCGCGTCGCCAGGCTGGCCACATCGGTGGCCCGGTCGTGGCGGTTGATGTGGGTCATCTCCACGATGACGGCCGCCACCACCGGGTGCAGGCGGGAATTGATCCTGAACAGATCGCGCCTGAGCAGCACGAACCGGCGCAGGTCCTCATCCGAGGCGAAATCAAGCCCGCAGGCAAGCGCGGCCAGCGCCATGCCGAGCAGGAAGACGTCGGTGATTTCGTCGTGATGGCCGAGGCGCATCTCCCAGGAGGCCGGCCCGGGCAGATAGACCGGTCGATCCACGGACTCGGCGGCCTCCGTCTGGATCGCCTGGTCCGACACGTTGCGCTGGCCGCTCTGGTCGGGATCGATGCGCAAGGCGCCGACGATGTTCAAGCCCGAGGCGGTTTGCGGCTGAACGCGCCGGATGGCCTCGATATTCATCGTCGGGGCCTCGCCTTCCGGGCGGCGCAGCGCGAGGGCGCCACTGTCGGCAAAGACCAGATCGAGATCACCCAGCGCCGCGACCCGTCCCTGCGCATGCAAGGCGGCGACCTGCTCGAACAACGGCAGCATCAGGACCAGCACGTCGTCGGTCGACAGGCCAGCGCCGGCCTGCGCTTCGATCAGCGTGCGCAGCGCACCGGTGTTTTCATCCGGCATGATCGGCATGCTCATGCGCTCACCTCATTGGCCAGCTGGCGTTTGTAGCGGTCCAACTGCCGTTTGTTGAATCCGGCATCGCGCTGGAGGTTCACCTGGAGCGCGTCGAAACTGCCCAGCGCCCCGGCCATCCGGCCGGCCCGCAGCAGTCCCGGATCGCGCAGCTCCGGGTCCGCCAGTGCCAGGTCGACCATGAGTGCATTGAGATAGCGATACACGCTGTCGCTCACGAGATCAGGCGTGAAGCTCGCGAGGTCGACGCCTTGCTCATCCTCGCCCCAGTCGGGAAAGAGGCCACGCACCTGCGCCATGACGGCGTCACTCACGCAGCTCGTGTCCGTGAGGTAGTGGGCGAGAAACCCGCGGGTGAGTGTCTGCAGGCGGGCCTGATCCGGCAGATCCAGCTGATCGAGGTCCAGCGCGCCGACGAGCCGCTTGCGCAGCCAGGCCTCCAGGCCCTCGTCGCGCGCCCACCACAGGGCCAGCGCCCGCGAGCGGATGAATGTCTCCGGATGCGAATACCCGGTGCTCGCGCCCTGCTCGGTGGATTCGATCTCCTCGGCCTGGCGCAGGTAGGCCGCCGCGTCCACCGTGCCGATGCCGGTCACCACCTTGACCAGGGTGGTGATCGCAGGCTCGAGCGCACCGGCTGCGATGGCACTACCGCGATCGGCGAAGACCTCGGTATGCAGGCTGTAGCGTCGGTAGGTCTCCCGGTGGCTATCGCTCGAACCCTGTGCCGATATCGCGTCGTGCAGGATGCGGTCGGCGACGAGGAACTGCCCGTCGTCGCGGGACCACAACAGGTGATGCGCCAGTTCATGGCCGAACACCGCCAGCAGTTCTTCGGGTGACAGGCGCTCGAGCAAGGGGCCTTGCAGCACCATGTGGATCTCGCCGGGCACAAAGACCAGCGAGGCGTTCATTTCCAGCCCGGAGGACTGGTACAGTGTGGCCGTCCCCGCCAGACCGAGGCGCTGCATGGCGGTTGCCAGCGCGGCATGCACGTCCCCGTGCGCCTGCGCGTCGATCCGGTAGGTGTCGCGCAACAGCTCTGCGCGCAGGGATTCGAGCTGTTCGGAGCCCAGCGTGCGCTCGCTTGCCCAGCGCCAGACCTCCGGTTCATGGGTGCGCAGATAATCCACCACCCTGGTGTGATAGGTCAGTGGCTCAAGCGCACTGAAATCCGGGCCGCAAGACATGGGGCTCCCTCGATGGAAATCTCCAGCGATTCTACAAGGGCTTGCATGGCAATGCCGTTGCCATGCGCCGGAATCTCATCGGGCATGTGCCGTGGTGCCCAGGGGCCCCGGCACCTGGCCTTACCTGACGGGACGGATCTGCGCGACCGGCGCGAAGTCCATGGTGCGGGTTTTCGCATTCCAGAGGAGCGGACGCCAGCAGAAAGTTGCCTCGGCTCGCGAGACCGCCTTTTTTTGCCCGCACAAGGGCCCCCCGACCATCAACAGTGCCGTTGCCGGCGTGGTGCTTCGATCGATCTGCACGCCGCCATGTCCCGCACTAAAGACGTCGCTCGCCTGACCATCTCCTCGGCTGACAAACACCGTTGCCTGACTGCCGCCCGAACCCGAAAACAGCGACGCGGCCCCCTTGCAGACGAAGCCGCCCTCATTCACCACGAAGTCATCGATCCCGTCATTGGTCAGATCGGCGGTATGGATCAGCTCCGGCGATCGATCAGGCTGAGCACCCACCGCCTGGCACGCGCGGATCATCTCCTGCACCTTGCTCTTCACCTGGAGCGGCAACGGCGGCAGGGCCGAGGACTGCGTTTGGGCAGTCGCGGGAACGACGAAGAATGCAGTCATGAGGAGCGAGCGGGATAGCGAGATCATGGAGACCCTTGGCAATTGAGGTTGTGGTCGGTACGGCTCAACCAGAAAGCAAGAATGGCGGCCGTCGTGATGGCAACGAGCAGCTCCAGCCGTGGCAGGTGACCGAACACCGCCGCCTGCAGGACCGAGCCGACAGCGCCGGCTGCACAGACAAGGCCGATCAACCGGGGGCGCGCCTGACCGAGCCGTCCTCGCAGGTAGCGGTGGCAGAGACCGGCAGCAGTGGCTGGCAGCAGGCCCACGGGATACGCGAACATCAGGATCAGCGCGATGGCGCCGCCGAATTCGCCCCAACGGTCATGGCCAAACTGGTTGTCCGGGTCGTGGATGAGGTCGGGCAGCACGATGAACAGGATGAAGCCGACCGTCATCAGCAGCGCTCCGAACAGGGGGCCGCCGAGGATGTACCAGCGCAGGATGCGGCGACGGGGGCGGTTCGATGTCATAGGCGTGAAGACTATGCCAACAGCATTCTCTGGTCAATCACAAGGTGTGATACCACTGCGTGAGACGGATCACGGCGCTTTCGGCTGCGGATTGCACGCCCCGATGTCCGCACCCTGCCCCCGGTGCAGGGCTGAACACCCGATACCGATGGCAGCACAACCGATGGCGCCTGACCGGTGCGGGACGCCACTCACGTGGACAGATTGACCTCCACAACGCCGCCGATCACGAGAAACTCACCCTCGCCCTGCAGCCGGTCGGGCATCAGTCCGTAGTGGTAGAGGATCTTCTCCATGGGGATGTCGGCGCACAGGATGTAGTCGCCGAACTCGCCAGCGCGGTCGCGGCTGGCGGTGAAGGAGCTGAGGTTGTTGAGCAGGATGATCGGGTTACCGTGCTCGGTCTCGCCCAGAACCTCGTGGTCGCCGATGCGATTGACCCCCCGGTAGAGCGTGATGTGGCGCACCGCCCGGTGGCGGACCGTCAGTTCATATTGGCACCAGGTGTAGAGCAGATCGAGCTGGGCTTCGAGGGCGTTGGTGCCGTAGAGACCGCGGCTGCGGTCTTCCTGATAGCGATACCAGGCCGGCGATGAGGGGTCACGCAGCGATTCCCCGTGAAAACGCGGCACCAGCCCGAACCGGGATTCCACCCAGGCCTTGAGCACCGCCCCCTCGCGGTTGTCCGAATTGAAACTCCAGCCGCGGATGAGCCGCTCCCAGTTGGCGCGGGCGCGCTTCTTCTGTCTGGCCCCGCCGGTGTAGCCGGCCGCTTCGAGTTCTTCCAGACAGAAACGCACCGTCAGGTAGTCCCGAAACACGTCCACACGTGCCGCCACATCGGGCTGGGCCTCCAGACGGCGGAACAGGTCGCGATGCAGCTCGCGAATGCCGTCGATGTGGATCGGGGTCGGGTAGCGCTGGAAGGTGATGCCGCCGAGGATGACCGCCGGCAGGTTGCAGCGATTGATGGGCAGGCGTGCGTAGGCGGGCAGGGTGGATGCGTCAGCCGTCGGGGATTTGTCGTTACCCCGACAAGTCGTGGGGTTATTGTCGCATGTCGCCGACGCAACAGCCTTGTCGGTCCGATCAGAATCCATTGTGTTTACAAACCCTTAGAGGCTGCCAGCCGGCCTGGCACGCGTTGTGCAGAGGAAGAGGCGCGACTCTCAACAATCCTCGCAAACCGACTGACAGATTAAGGAGATTACACCATGGCTAAATTGCGTCAATGTGCCATCTACGGTAAGGGCGGTATCGGCAAGTCCACCACCACCCAGAACCTCGTGGCTGCGCTGGCCGAATCCGGCAAGAAGGTGATGATCGTGGGCTGCGACCCCAAGGCCGACTCGACCCGACTCATCCTCCACTCCAAGGCTCAAACCACCGTGATGCACCTGGCTGCTGAAGCCGGTTCGGTGGAAGACCTCGAACTCGAAGACGTGCTCTCCGTCGGTTTCGGCGGCACCAAGTGCGTTGAGTCCGGTGGTCCGGAGCCTGGCGTGGGCTGCGCCGGCCGCGGCGTCATCACCGCCATCAACTTCCTGGAAGAAGAAGGCGCCTACGACGAAGACCTGGACTTCGTGTTCTACGACGTGCTCGGCGACGTGGTGTGTGGTGGTTTCGCCATGCCCATCCGCGAGAACAAGGCTCAGGAAATCTACATCGTCTGCTCCGGCGAGATGATGGCCATGTATGCGGCCAACAACATCTCCAAGGGCATCGTGAAGTACGCCAACTCCGGTGGCGTGCGTCTGGCCGGCCTGATCTGCAACAGCCGCAACACCGACCGCGAAGACGAACTGATCATGGCTCTGGCCGAGCGCCTGGGCACCACCATGATCCACTTCGTGCCGCGTGACAACGCTGTGCAGCACGCCGAGATCCGCCGCATGACGGTCATCGAGTATGACCCGAAGCACAAGCAGGCCGACGAGTACCGTGCGCTTGCCCGCAAGATCGACCAGAACACCAACTTCGTCATCCCGACCCCGATCGAGATGGAAGAGCTCGAAGAGCTGCTGATGGAGTTCGGCATCATGGAAGCGGAAGACGAGTCCATCGTCGGCAAGACCGCTGAAGAGCTGGCCGCTGGCTGATTGCCCCCGCCTGACGGGGCATGACGCCCCGTCGGGTTCAGATTGAAGTCACGTTTTTTTGATGTCTTGCGCGGATTGGCGCAGATGTCGAAGGAGAAATGAAATGGCTGTACTGACCCGTGACGAAACCGAAGCCCTCATCGCCGAGGTGCTCGAGGTTTATCCCGAAAAAGCCAAGAAGGACCGCAAGAAGCACCTGGCGGTCAACGATCACGAAGTTGAGCAATCCAAGAAGTGCATTACGTCCAACCGCAAGTCGCTGCCGGGCGTGATGACCATCCGCGGCTGTGCCTATGCCGGTTCCAAGGGTGTGGTGTGGGGTCCGATCAAGGACATGATCCACATCTCCCACGGCCCCGTCGGTTGCGGTCAGTACTCCCGCGCCGGTCGTCGTAACTACTACGTCGGCACTACCGGCGTCGATACCTTCGGCACGATGAACTTCACCTCCGACTTCCAGGAGAAGGACATCGTCTTCGGCGGCGACAAGAAACTCGCCAAGCTGATCGAAGAGATCGAACTGCTGTTCCCGCTGCACAAGGGTATCTCCGTGCAGTCCGAGTGCCCGATCGGTCTGATCGGTGACGACATCGAAGCCGTCTCCAAGAAGGCTTCCGCCACCATCGACAAGCCGGTTGTGCCGGTGCGCTGCGAAGGCTTCCGCGGAGTGTCGCAGTCCCTCGGCCACCACATCGCCAACGATGCCATCCGTGACTGGGTGCTCGACAAGCGTGATGGTCAGGACTATGACTCCACCCCCTACGACGTGGCCATCATCGGCGACTACAACATCGGTGGCGATGCCTGGGCCTCCCGTATCCTCCTCGAGGAAATGGGCCTGCGCGTGGTTGCCCAGTGGTCCGGCGACGGCACCATCGCTGAAATGATGAACACGCCGAAAGTGAAGCTGAACCTGCTGCACTGCTACCGCTCGATGAACTACATCAGCCGCCACATGGAAGAGAAGTACGGCATTCCCTACATGGAATACAACTTCTTCGGCCCGACCAAGATCATCGAATCCCTGCGCCGCATTGCCGCCTTCTTCGACGACTCCATCAAGGAGAAGTGCGAACAGGTGATCGCCAAGTACCAGCCGATGATGGACGAAGTCATCGCCAAGTACCGCCCGCGGCTGGAAGGCAAGAAAGTCATGCTGTACGTCGGCGGTCTGCGCCCGCGTCACGTGATCGGTGCGTACGAAGACCTCGGTATGGAAGTGATCGGCACGGGCTACGAATTCGCCCACAACGACGATTACGACCGCACCATCAAGGAGATGGGTGACGCCACCCTGCTGTACGACGACGTCACCGGCTTCGAGCTCGAAGAGTTCGTCAAAGCGCTCAAGCCCGACATGGTCGGCTCCGGCATCAAGGAGAAGTACATCTTCCAGAAGATGGGCATTCCGCTCCGCCAGATGCACTCCTGGGACTACTCCGGCCCGTACCACGGCTACGACGGTTTCGCCATCTTTGCCCGCGACATGGACATCGCTCTGTCGAA
Coding sequences within:
- the nifH gene encoding nitrogenase iron protein; the encoded protein is MAKLRQCAIYGKGGIGKSTTTQNLVAALAESGKKVMIVGCDPKADSTRLILHSKAQTTVMHLAAEAGSVEDLELEDVLSVGFGGTKCVESGGPEPGVGCAGRGVITAINFLEEEGAYDEDLDFVFYDVLGDVVCGGFAMPIRENKAQEIYIVCSGEMMAMYAANNISKGIVKYANSGGVRLAGLICNSRNTDREDELIMALAERLGTTMIHFVPRDNAVQHAEIRRMTVIEYDPKHKQADEYRALARKIDQNTNFVIPTPIEMEELEELLMEFGIMEAEDESIVGKTAEELAAG
- a CDS encoding NAD(+)--dinitrogen-reductase ADP-D-ribosyltransferase, translating into MDSDRTDKAVASATCDNNPTTCRGNDKSPTADASTLPAYARLPINRCNLPAVILGGITFQRYPTPIHIDGIRELHRDLFRRLEAQPDVAARVDVFRDYLTVRFCLEELEAAGYTGGARQKKRARANWERLIRGWSFNSDNREGAVLKAWVESRFGLVPRFHGESLRDPSSPAWYRYQEDRSRGLYGTNALEAQLDLLYTWCQYELTVRHRAVRHITLYRGVNRIGDHEVLGETEHGNPIILLNNLSSFTASRDRAGEFGDYILCADIPMEKILYHYGLMPDRLQGEGEFLVIGGVVEVNLST
- the nifD gene encoding nitrogenase molybdenum-iron protein alpha chain; translated protein: MAVLTRDETEALIAEVLEVYPEKAKKDRKKHLAVNDHEVEQSKKCITSNRKSLPGVMTIRGCAYAGSKGVVWGPIKDMIHISHGPVGCGQYSRAGRRNYYVGTTGVDTFGTMNFTSDFQEKDIVFGGDKKLAKLIEEIELLFPLHKGISVQSECPIGLIGDDIEAVSKKASATIDKPVVPVRCEGFRGVSQSLGHHIANDAIRDWVLDKRDGQDYDSTPYDVAIIGDYNIGGDAWASRILLEEMGLRVVAQWSGDGTIAEMMNTPKVKLNLLHCYRSMNYISRHMEEKYGIPYMEYNFFGPTKIIESLRRIAAFFDDSIKEKCEQVIAKYQPMMDEVIAKYRPRLEGKKVMLYVGGLRPRHVIGAYEDLGMEVIGTGYEFAHNDDYDRTIKEMGDATLLYDDVTGFELEEFVKALKPDMVGSGIKEKYIFQKMGIPLRQMHSWDYSGPYHGYDGFAIFARDMDIALSNPIWDNMVPPWKKAAAPDELQKVA
- a CDS encoding AAA domain-containing protein, which codes for MSMPIMPDENTGALRTLIEAQAGAGLSTDDVLVLMLPLFEQVAALHAQGRVAALGDLDLVFADSGALALRRPEGEAPTMNIEAIRRVQPQTASGLNIVGALRIDPDQSGQRNVSDQAIQTEAAESVDRPVYLPGPASWEMRLGHHDEITDVFLLGMALAALACGLDFASDEDLRRFVLLRRDLFRINSRLHPVVAAVIVEMTHINRHDRATDVASLATRLRTWRDQPIGVDVDRALEGTTGLESRRTAVLGHLRDRLFDISRRNRLLYYKATAASVNLTVASVPLMLQVDRVRAEEICTWGGPFAKELLSGNAVSLQRWLRFDDQPYLPSALDRLISESRRDRAEYGFSNLRVVVAFLRWHNLKESPDERILTPLLWLPVSLVKRKGVRDQYVIQSESAEAEFNPVLRHHLDQLYGIDLPETADLSTTSIASIHADLLAQIRRTEPSVELRCIEKASIRLVRQKALQRMQRFVRRRASSRAQRRGAEAGLPPYSYARDDYRPLGQALFEHRVRPSPLPQRFEAGAPPARQLRRPRMVEAEAGVREGFILEESEGHRYAWDLDLTQVTLANFNYRKMSLVQDYRQLIEEPTDNPAFDRVFSVDPREIESDSPPPLPPMEQWNVVASDATQNAAVSLARSGRSFIIQGPPGTGKSQTITNLIADYAGRGKRVLFVCEKRAALDVVHHRLKQSGLDPLCCLIHDSQADKKAFIADLKQCYEAWTSAREQSEALQSRRQALVDLVSAHQGRIDAFESAFAGQQAPLDGTVRALLRRIAVSAAVPHADALQREQLPSLATWDAHRSLAERLHRFVQERFGMRGFAAHPLARLARDVVLDEHPVARIEAVCTQIEAQFDRLGAVLDDDAGLIGPEHALDEALAIATESAQLVQTGLAAHLDVLDSGSSGFAALQSLRQELAARAEEVATAQSQTGHWQDKLDSGDTRSALDLARRLEPSLLRWIQPAWWRLRGEMKRRYDFSRHAVRPDYVRVLETLAAEHAAIEAQDALAAESARRYGVADVQAFVDTAAELVDQLGHQGAPRRLVDGLRQTPDPVAAARVASASLDALETLARTVAEALSLRAGGTLQEIDELGRDLREVLDDVPDMLPLLRAVHETDPAFVATVQTLEAAPDVLDALILDENLKRMERSHPVLAQFGGAALAQSARAIAQAQSEMNRLNAEVVLATQHRKFADHVRVSMLSAAQLDEDDKQFKKRYAAGRRELEREFGKSMRYRSIRDLSDAETGDVVNDLKPIWLMSPLSVSDTLPLSPDLFDVVIFDEASQIPMEEAVPALSRACQVVVVGDEMQLPPTSFFSSSSNDGEDEVLVDEDGERIAINLDADSLLNQAARNLPATLLAWHYRSRHESLISFSNAAFYDGRLVTIPDRTIEQLNDEVPVLRSDQDDAGVIGADELLERPISFHLLADGVYEDRCNTPEARFIACTVRELLWRETGHSIGIVAFSEAQQGAIESALDELAAEDETFAIRLEQEYVREDDGQFNGLFVKNLENVQGDERDIILLSICYAPGPNGKMLMNFGPINQRGGEKRLNVIFSRARHRMGVVTTIQAEAITNVHNDGAAALRGFLQFAQASATGQFERAQSVLGTFGQGARSAFSQDVPPDAIRDAMAAALRARGHRVEINVGRSGFRCDLAIVDADRAGYRLAILLDTPDASVMDATERYVFRPAILRSFGWNVLDIPGADWLRDAEGVIDRIERLLATSEDPALQVQLDHGHTAPMVHEPAAVAAFAPASAPEAAEDEPAIERKLVCEQGSARKFWHVRVTGTDLSVSYGRIGTSGRTLLKAFDTHERARREMDKLVAEKLRKDYVDALPDGAGPG
- a CDS encoding M48 family metalloprotease, producing MSCGPDFSALEPLTYHTRVVDYLRTHEPEVWRWASERTLGSEQLESLRAELLRDTYRIDAQAHGDVHAALATAMQRLGLAGTATLYQSSGLEMNASLVFVPGEIHMVLQGPLLERLSPEELLAVFGHELAHHLLWSRDDGQFLVADRILHDAISAQGSSDSHRETYRRYSLHTEVFADRGSAIAAGALEPAITTLVKVVTGIGTVDAAAYLRQAEEIESTEQGASTGYSHPETFIRSRALALWWARDEGLEAWLRKRLVGALDLDQLDLPDQARLQTLTRGFLAHYLTDTSCVSDAVMAQVRGLFPDWGEDEQGVDLASFTPDLVSDSVYRYLNALMVDLALADPELRDPGLLRAGRMAGALGSFDALQVNLQRDAGFNKRQLDRYKRQLANEVSA